Proteins found in one Vulpes vulpes isolate BD-2025 chromosome 13, VulVul3, whole genome shotgun sequence genomic segment:
- the LOC140594970 gene encoding SLAM family member 9-like isoform X1, with protein MDPAGRQPAMGPCSEDPHLGGASWLLGLTSLLLSVGSTGTQSSGNAVSLKGMQGASVSFHVIRNPDLPPVDELEKISWGIVFRSNYIVMLQVFPGAEVPEWINWQDKFQKRVHVFNITTLRIDNLTLEDTGLYRARDSYRRGRQYDQDFHLTVYEPLPLPQIRTTNLSITPGWCNVTVQCDTPGTREDLTMSWESRGLPRELEQREAAGPAHSPWTLALSLPLSQTNASLTCVLRNQVEHKTATLNLGSICCHNPQGQADASQLPSILGTVVVLLLILGAGLFLWRTRVKKSLEPGRGAGSQEEHRDPDGGIHYAELSQQGTGDSRDQGRGAARLEGDKPLTTVYSEVRRAGVALMRI; from the exons ATGGATCCAGCAGGGAGGCAGCCTGCCATGGGCCCATGCTCAGAGGACCCCCACCTGGGCGGggcctcctggctcctgggaCTCACCAGCCTCCTCCTCA GTGTCGGCAGCACTGGGACCCAAAGTTCTGGAAACGCTGTTTCCCTGAAGGGGATGCAAGGAGCTTCTGTGTCGTTTCATGTGATCAGAAATCCAGACTTGCCTCCGGTAGATGAGCTGGAGAAGATATCATGGGGCATTGTATTCAGATCGAACTACATAGTCATGCTGCAGGTCTTTCCTGGGGCAGAAGTTCCAGAATGGATCAACTGGCAGGACAAGTTCCAGAAGAGGGTCCATGTGTTCAACATAACCACCCTGAGGATTGACAACCTGACCTTGGAGGACACTGGGCTGTACCGGGCTCGAGACTCCTACAGGAGAGGAAGACAATACGACCAGGATTTCCACCTGACTGTGTATG agcccctgccccttccccagatCAGGACCACGAATCTGTCCATCACCCCAGGCTGGTGCAACGTCACTGTGCAGTGTGACACCCCGGGAACCAGGGAGGACCTGACCATGTCCTGGGAGAGCAGGGGACTCCCCAGGGAGCTGGAACAACGAGAGGCCGCAGGACCAGCCCACAGCCCCTGGACCCTGGCTCTGAGCCTGCCCCTGAGCCAGACCAACGCCAGCCTCACCTGTGTGCTCAGGAACCAGGTGGAACATAAAACTGCCACCTTGAATCTTGGGAGCATATGTTGCCACA ATCCACAGGGACAGGCTGATGCCTCCCAACTACCCAGCATCCTGGGGACTGTTGTGGTCCTGCTGCTGATCCTGGGAGCTGGACTGTTCCTCTGGAGGACACGAGTGAAgaagagcctggagcctgggagag GTGCAGGGTcgcaggaggagcacagggacCCCGATGGTGGCATCCACTATGCAGAGCTGAGCCAGCAGGGGACTGGAGACAGCAGGGACCAG GGTAGAGGTGCAGCACGTCTGGAAGGGGACAAGCCTCTCACTACTGTCTACAGTGAGGTCCGCAGGGCAGGCGTGGCCCTGATGAGGATTTAA
- the LOC140594970 gene encoding uncharacterized protein isoform X3 produces the protein MDPAGRQPAMGPCSEDPHLGGASWLLGLTSLLLSVGSTGTQSSGNAVSLKGMQGASVSFHVIRNPDLPPVDELEKISWGIVFRSNYIVMLQVFPGAEVPEWINWQDKFQKRVHVFNITTLRIDNLTLEDTGLYRARDSYRRGRQYDQDFHLTVYDPQGQADASQLPSILGTVVVLLLILGAGLFLWRTRVKKSLEPGRGAGSQEEHRDPDGGIHYAELSQQGTGDSRDQGRGAARLEGDKPLTTVYSEVRRAGVALMRI, from the exons ATGGATCCAGCAGGGAGGCAGCCTGCCATGGGCCCATGCTCAGAGGACCCCCACCTGGGCGGggcctcctggctcctgggaCTCACCAGCCTCCTCCTCA GTGTCGGCAGCACTGGGACCCAAAGTTCTGGAAACGCTGTTTCCCTGAAGGGGATGCAAGGAGCTTCTGTGTCGTTTCATGTGATCAGAAATCCAGACTTGCCTCCGGTAGATGAGCTGGAGAAGATATCATGGGGCATTGTATTCAGATCGAACTACATAGTCATGCTGCAGGTCTTTCCTGGGGCAGAAGTTCCAGAATGGATCAACTGGCAGGACAAGTTCCAGAAGAGGGTCCATGTGTTCAACATAACCACCCTGAGGATTGACAACCTGACCTTGGAGGACACTGGGCTGTACCGGGCTCGAGACTCCTACAGGAGAGGAAGACAATACGACCAGGATTTCCACCTGACTGTGTATG ATCCACAGGGACAGGCTGATGCCTCCCAACTACCCAGCATCCTGGGGACTGTTGTGGTCCTGCTGCTGATCCTGGGAGCTGGACTGTTCCTCTGGAGGACACGAGTGAAgaagagcctggagcctgggagag GTGCAGGGTcgcaggaggagcacagggacCCCGATGGTGGCATCCACTATGCAGAGCTGAGCCAGCAGGGGACTGGAGACAGCAGGGACCAG GGTAGAGGTGCAGCACGTCTGGAAGGGGACAAGCCTCTCACTACTGTCTACAGTGAGGTCCGCAGGGCAGGCGTGGCCCTGATGAGGATTTAA
- the LOC140594970 gene encoding SLAM family member 9-like isoform X2, protein MDPAGRQPAMGPCSEDPHLGGASWLLGLTSLLLSVGSTGTQSSGNAVSLKGMQGASVSFHVIRNPDLPPVDELEKISWGIVFRSNYIVMLQVFPGAEVPEWINWQDKFQKRVHVFNITTLRIDNLTLEDTGLYRARDSYRRGRQYDQDFHLTVYEPLPLPQIRTTNLSITPGWCNVTVQCDTPGTREDLTMSWESRGLPRELEQREAAGPAHSPWTLALSLPLSQTNASLTCVLRNQVEHKTATLNLGSICCHTDPQGQADASQLPSILGTVVVLLLILGAGLFLWRTRVKKSLEPGRGAGSQEEHRDPDGGIHYAELSQQGTGDSRDQGRGAARLEGDKPLTTVYSEVRRAGVALMRI, encoded by the exons ATGGATCCAGCAGGGAGGCAGCCTGCCATGGGCCCATGCTCAGAGGACCCCCACCTGGGCGGggcctcctggctcctgggaCTCACCAGCCTCCTCCTCA GTGTCGGCAGCACTGGGACCCAAAGTTCTGGAAACGCTGTTTCCCTGAAGGGGATGCAAGGAGCTTCTGTGTCGTTTCATGTGATCAGAAATCCAGACTTGCCTCCGGTAGATGAGCTGGAGAAGATATCATGGGGCATTGTATTCAGATCGAACTACATAGTCATGCTGCAGGTCTTTCCTGGGGCAGAAGTTCCAGAATGGATCAACTGGCAGGACAAGTTCCAGAAGAGGGTCCATGTGTTCAACATAACCACCCTGAGGATTGACAACCTGACCTTGGAGGACACTGGGCTGTACCGGGCTCGAGACTCCTACAGGAGAGGAAGACAATACGACCAGGATTTCCACCTGACTGTGTATG agcccctgccccttccccagatCAGGACCACGAATCTGTCCATCACCCCAGGCTGGTGCAACGTCACTGTGCAGTGTGACACCCCGGGAACCAGGGAGGACCTGACCATGTCCTGGGAGAGCAGGGGACTCCCCAGGGAGCTGGAACAACGAGAGGCCGCAGGACCAGCCCACAGCCCCTGGACCCTGGCTCTGAGCCTGCCCCTGAGCCAGACCAACGCCAGCCTCACCTGTGTGCTCAGGAACCAGGTGGAACATAAAACTGCCACCTTGAATCTTGGGAGCATATGTTGCCACA CAGATCCACAGGGACAGGCTGATGCCTCCCAACTACCCAGCATCCTGGGGACTGTTGTGGTCCTGCTGCTGATCCTGGGAGCTGGACTGTTCCTCTGGAGGACACGAGTGAAgaagagcctggagcctgggagag GTGCAGGGTcgcaggaggagcacagggacCCCGATGGTGGCATCCACTATGCAGAGCTGAGCCAGCAGGGGACTGGAGACAGCAGGGACCAG GGTAGAGGTGCAGCACGTCTGGAAGGGGACAAGCCTCTCACTACTGTCTACAGTGAGGTCCGCAGGGCAGGCGTGGCCCTGATGAGGATTTAA